The following are from one region of the Paenibacillus sp. JZ16 genome:
- a CDS encoding sigma-70 family RNA polymerase sigma factor — protein sequence MKLNSLESVYQYYVKDVYRYLYSLSYDHHTAEDLVQETFYRAYLFLEDWKEERIKPWLFRVAHNAYVDYQRKASRSIVRDSVFFDQLIDRHTPEDILLQQEAQREIGQMLTDIPEKQRQAMLLVDFHQFTYQEAADIMGITLSHIKITLFRARQRLREMKRKDGML from the coding sequence ATGAAACTGAACAGTCTTGAATCGGTTTATCAATATTACGTAAAGGACGTTTATCGTTACTTGTACTCCCTCTCTTATGATCACCATACGGCGGAAGACCTGGTACAGGAAACCTTCTATCGCGCTTACCTGTTCCTTGAGGATTGGAAGGAAGAACGAATCAAGCCATGGTTATTTCGAGTCGCCCATAACGCTTATGTGGATTATCAGCGGAAGGCCAGCCGCAGCATCGTGAGGGATTCTGTTTTTTTCGATCAACTAATCGACCGCCATACCCCGGAGGACATCCTGCTCCAGCAAGAAGCCCAAAGAGAAATTGGGCAAATGTTAACCGATATTCCGGAAAAGCAGCGGCAAGCGATGCTTCTGGTGGACTTTCATCAATTCACATACCAGGAGGCGGCGGATATTATGGGCATCACCTTATCCCATATCAAAATCACGTTATTTCGGGCCAGGCAGCGGCTGCGGGAAATGAAACGAAAGGATGGAATGTTATGA